In Nitrospira sp., one genomic interval encodes:
- a CDS encoding DUF2726 domain-containing protein gives MMELLYPILGIAVLVFLGSLAWEYFGRKRRSVPPAASAPANLTFVPKPLLTDHEVQLYNLLRLAVEERYLLFTQIPLWCLLDLRVPSATPPAETLRELALKRATFVLVHPGSRLVEKVVQVESGSDGPVSDGTGDSMFESALQAAGVQLVRLSPRHVYTVPGLVVALDLADPE, from the coding sequence ATGATGGAGCTGCTCTATCCGATCCTCGGGATCGCCGTCCTGGTCTTCCTAGGTAGTCTGGCGTGGGAATACTTTGGGAGGAAGCGTCGGTCCGTTCCGCCGGCTGCCTCGGCTCCGGCGAACCTCACGTTCGTCCCTAAACCGCTCCTGACCGACCATGAAGTCCAACTTTACAACTTGCTGCGGTTGGCGGTGGAGGAGCGGTATCTCCTCTTCACGCAGATTCCGCTCTGGTGCCTGTTGGATCTCCGGGTGCCGTCCGCGACGCCGCCTGCCGAGACCTTGCGGGAGTTGGCCTTGAAACGGGCGACCTTCGTCCTGGTGCATCCCGGAAGCCGATTGGTAGAAAAGGTGGTGCAGGTCGAATCGGGTTCGGATGGGCCGGTGTCCGACGGAACAGGTGACTCGATGTTTGAATCGGCGCTGCAGGCGGCGGGGGTGCAGTTAGTCCGGCTGAGTCCCCGTCATGTCTACACGGTGCCGGGGTTAGTCGTCGCCTTGGACCTGGCTGATCCCGAGTAA